One window of the Micropterus dolomieu isolate WLL.071019.BEF.003 ecotype Adirondacks unplaced genomic scaffold, ASM2129224v1 contig_12740, whole genome shotgun sequence genome contains the following:
- the LOC123966128 gene encoding allergen Asp f 7 homolog: MQAQLVIHTCASLTSIPDRRTSHLSASSRPVFLPRLSTPSSRDRRSSRLGPPTSASTFGQPGSPTCLLLSPPPRRPPVLPSLPAGPPATASFPPQPPAPLSPLT, from the exons ATGCA AGCCCAGCTGGTTATCCACACCTGCGCCTCATTAACCTCCATCCCCGATCGCCGCACCAGCCATCTATCAGCTTCATCTCGaccagtatttctaccccggctCTCCACTCCATCCTCCCGTGATCGTCGCAGCTCCAGACTTG GTCCACCCACCTCTGCTTCCACGTTCGGCCAGCcgggctcgcctacctgcctcctcctctcgccgCCTCCACGACGCCCCCCGGTTCTCCCCTCGCTCCCCGCCGGACCGCCAGCCACCGCATCCTTCCCTCCACAGCCTCCAGCTCCCCTCAGCCCTCTCACCTGA